A DNA window from Luteolibacter luteus contains the following coding sequences:
- a CDS encoding carbon-nitrogen hydrolase: protein MPRIALLQSRGFATKEEAFKHHETLIRDAAKGGANIVVTQELFLTPYFCTVEDPAFFDLADPLPGPVTDRLGQLAKELGIVLISSLFEHRGAGLYHNTASIHDADGLLLGLYRKSHIPQDPAFEEKFYFTPGDTGWPVWDTKFGKIGVLICWDQWYPEAARLMALGGAQVLVYPTAIGWLPEEKPTLGDAQHCAWETVQRGHAVANGCYLAAVNRVGTEGNTEFWGRSFVANPYGELVAKASTEKEEILYHDLDLGAVENFRRIWPFFRDRRIDAYDELTKRWRS from the coding sequence ATGCCTCGCATCGCCCTGCTCCAATCCCGTGGTTTCGCCACCAAGGAAGAAGCCTTCAAGCATCATGAGACGCTCATCCGGGATGCGGCCAAAGGCGGCGCGAACATTGTCGTGACGCAGGAACTCTTCCTCACGCCCTACTTCTGCACGGTCGAAGATCCGGCATTCTTCGATCTCGCCGATCCCCTTCCCGGCCCTGTGACGGACCGACTGGGGCAGCTGGCTAAGGAACTCGGTATCGTACTGATTTCATCGCTCTTCGAGCATCGCGGTGCCGGCCTGTATCACAACACGGCCTCGATCCATGATGCGGATGGCCTACTTCTCGGGTTGTATCGGAAAAGTCACATCCCGCAGGACCCCGCATTCGAGGAGAAGTTCTACTTCACTCCCGGTGATACCGGTTGGCCGGTGTGGGATACGAAATTCGGCAAGATCGGCGTGCTGATCTGCTGGGACCAGTGGTATCCAGAAGCCGCCCGGCTCATGGCCCTTGGCGGTGCACAAGTGCTCGTCTACCCCACAGCGATCGGCTGGCTGCCGGAAGAGAAGCCCACGCTCGGTGATGCCCAGCATTGCGCCTGGGAAACGGTGCAGCGAGGCCACGCAGTGGCGAACGGCTGCTATCTCGCAGCGGTTAACCGCGTGGGGACCGAAGGGAATACGGAGTTCTGGGGCCGCTCCTTCGTGGCAAATCCCTACGGTGAACTGGTTGCCAAAGCTTCCACCGAGAAAGAGGAGATCCTCTATCATGATCTCGATCTCGGAGCTGTGGAGAATTTCCGCCGGATCTGGCCCTTCTTCCGTGATCGCCGGATCGATGCC
- a CDS encoding protein-L-isoaspartate(D-aspartate) O-methyltransferase, with protein sequence MPRPASEEAGGALLHWGYRPRMKAIMSGLAALIAGITGGADAQEVIEPAPASDPAPAVPPLVTRERMVAEQILRRGVGDSQVLAAMRKVPRDRFLPPDVKNLSYDDRAIPIGYGQTISQPYVVAFMTDALDLKPTDKVLEIGTGSGYQAAILAELVKEVYTIEIIEPLGTRAAGILSELGYKNVNTRIGDGYRGWNEAAPFDAIIVTCSPDAIPQPLIDQLAEGGRMIIPVGPQGEPQQLVLLRKSGGRIEQKKVLPVVFVPMTGEVEKR encoded by the coding sequence GTGCCTCGTCCGGCAAGCGAGGAAGCAGGTGGCGCGCTCCTCCATTGGGGCTATCGTCCCCGGATGAAGGCGATCATGTCAGGACTGGCGGCCCTCATCGCAGGGATCACGGGAGGGGCGGACGCTCAGGAAGTTATCGAACCTGCTCCGGCTTCCGATCCGGCCCCGGCGGTCCCACCCTTGGTGACCCGGGAACGGATGGTAGCGGAGCAGATCTTACGCCGCGGGGTTGGAGATTCGCAGGTCCTTGCCGCGATGCGGAAGGTGCCTCGCGACCGCTTCCTGCCGCCGGATGTGAAAAACCTGTCCTATGACGACCGGGCGATTCCCATCGGCTACGGGCAGACGATCTCCCAGCCCTACGTGGTCGCTTTCATGACCGATGCGCTCGATTTGAAGCCGACCGACAAGGTTCTGGAAATTGGCACTGGCTCGGGCTATCAGGCGGCCATTCTCGCCGAACTGGTAAAGGAGGTCTACACGATCGAGATCATCGAGCCGCTCGGGACGAGGGCTGCCGGAATCTTGTCGGAGCTCGGTTATAAGAACGTGAACACCCGCATCGGCGATGGTTATCGCGGTTGGAATGAAGCGGCTCCTTTTGACGCGATCATCGTCACGTGCTCACCCGATGCCATTCCGCAGCCCTTGATCGATCAACTCGCTGAAGGGGGAAGGATGATCATTCCGGTGGGTCCGCAAGGCGAACCGCAACAGCTTGTCTTGCTG